Part of the Macrobrachium rosenbergii isolate ZJJX-2024 chromosome 30, ASM4041242v1, whole genome shotgun sequence genome is shown below.
ACGTGCAAAGCGCAGCGGGACCTGCAGCCAgatacccttttctagcccagggcCGAAGAAAATAGAGGAAGGGCGGGACTCGCCCGGAAGAAAGCCACAGACGAACTTCTGTCTCAGAAAGAGATGTAGTATCTCCAccattttgtattttgcatatgAAAACAACACGTGCTGGGAGCaggaatttgttttttgtttttgcagggGGGAGGAGACGGTGGTTGTTGGAAGTGTTACATCGAGAGATCTGGGTAGGAAGGGAGGTGGGGGACAGGGTCGATTAGCAAGCAAGATCAGGCAAAAAATCGGAGTCAAGTCGATTGAATGAATTCATGTATTGCAATCTGGTTTACATTTAGGAGGAATCTCGCTGCCCCAGTtatgtaatattgataaatatttgcagtACCGAATGGCGATGACTAATGACACGAGAAGACCAAAATGTTccaagagaaattattatataaagatcTGGTGTTTGTCGTAGGTCGGTGTTGGAACCAACTGTGAAATTTGGAAGTTAGTTGCTTACGGTTCTCCTCCTTGATTTAGCAGTTAGAGAATGAATTTAGCTGAGACTGTCGTTTCATTATATGAGTCATCCTTCTTTAAggtgagttttgtttttttaattaagaaaatcgAAATCACAGAAGGGTAGGCGTCAGTGACTAATGAGTTGGTGTAAATGATTTGTAACCGGAGGTACGAGCTGATtgcgataaattttttttttttatcttctccatCCATTTTTTCGATTCTTTAAATGTTCTGGGTACGTTTTCTTCCAAAAATGTTTCATGTCGTAttttggaaattaagaaaaattctcTCAGCACCAGCAGGGAGGGATGGGAACGAATTTTCAAGTTGAAACTGTTTTCTCATGAGTTAAATGGACATCGTTAACATTTTCATCATACTTTGGCAAAATGCAATCTGCAAAGGAACGCATTCTTCTTTCTCTTACAGATAATCGATTCCCTTCCCACATTCTTACGGCCAACACTCCTTGCATCACTAATGGGAGCTTCAGACATCCGAGTAACTGTTCGTGGTTCTACAAGTAAGTTCATCTGCAGTTTCCGCgtctaaaaacatttaaaatattaataataattaacaagaaGCAGTGATAATGTCGTTTTTACCAATTATTACAAGTTGTTGTGCAGGAATGTACAGGGCTTTCCCCTTTCTATAATCTGTTGTGATATACAAATACAaggatttttcaaatatttgccccccccccccctaccaaAATTTAATAGAACCCCTTCCTTTACCACCACTGCTTTTTGTATATCATGtttctcctacttcttccaacGACAAAATTTGACGAAATTTTGCAAAGTATATTCACTTCGTGGTCCTCTTCAGAGGACCCATTTTAATATTACTTGAGGAGTCAGAGGACCCATTTTAATATTACTTGAGGAGTCAGAGGACCCATTTTAATATTACTTGAGGAGTCAGGGGACCCATTTTAATATTACTTGAGCAGTCAGAGGACCCATTTTAATATTACCTGAGGAGTCAGGGGACCCATTTTAATATTACTCGAGGAGTCGGTTAACTGAAACTTTGTTACTTTAAAAACCATCTTGGCATGCCTCCGATTTCTCCTATGATTAATAATTCGAGGCTTGAGGAATATGTCAGCCAAAGTTCTTATGTTGCATTGGGGAGGACCTTGGGAGAGGACCTCTGCATATGGGGTCGGCGACATCTTTTATTCGAGCCTGTAGGATATTAGGAATTCAGACAGCAGAATCCGCGCTATTCGCTTCAAGGGACAGTCGTTAACGTTCAGAGTAAGGGTCAGTGGGTTTTGCAGGTTCTTCGATGTTTTTGCAGATACGTAGaggaaaactattatttttttaataaatgcagaACTGCTGCTCAGTCCCGCGAGAGCTGACTCTCCCTACCCATTATTGAATCGGAAACCATTGTCGATTTTAATTCGTCTGCTGTCGTTGTTTCAACTTTATGGAAGTAAGGCGTGGGCTCGATTGCGAGTGAAAGAGACAAGAGCTTTAGCTGTTGAGGTGAATTGTTTGAGGAATTCAGTACATGCGGCGTATGAATTAACAGGAAAAGAAATCTGGAGGTACGTATTCAGCAGTTATAAAAGGAGTTTAGTAATAACCATTGAGTGTTTTATCCAGCCATCCACTTTTAGTAACGGCTTTATGTTGAAAATATGTTGCCATTGGTAAAATATGTTTGCGACTGGAGAAAAAATTCCACAGTCGACGAAGTGATGTGTTGGGAAAGGAACTGCAAGAAGTAGAGAGCGCTGTCGGAAGCCTGCAACACATCCTTTGTCAGTCTGGTTGGAGTTGACACTAGACTGATAAGGAAAATTTATTAGCCTTCAGAGATCTGGACGTTTGTGACCTCTTGGAGGACTCCATCGGCTCGATTGTCGAATTCTTATCCAagattcctttttgttttttttttttttatcttgtgcgATCATGacatgttatcattattattcactggAAAAAAGAAGACTTATTTGACTTGTAGAGGAGGCGAGGTCATTGACATGAAGTTGGACCTTGGATATTTTTCGCCCTGGCATTGTTTTTGTATGTTGCGGTATTTTATCATCTCGtgttttgtctgtatttttattgatgttattcATGTTTAAACCTTCGAAATTTGCCTCCTTTGAAATGGCCGTGACTTTCGTCATGGTTGGgtgaggtggaggggaggggaggggagggcaagAGGACAGACAGACTCAAATGTAAGTGCATTTTATTCAAGACAGAGGAATGAAATGCAAGAGCAAGGTGCGCCTTTTATCAGAAGACTGGTCGATAATTTTCATTACTAAGATCCCTCTCCAGGCGAACTAACCAGATTAAATACAGAACGTAAGAATCTCTCTGTGTTGGGACGCCGAGCGCAAAATTGCGAGGTCGCGCTAGCAACATACCTGTCTCTTGCCACTGCAAGCATTCCCGCTCCTCCTCCGTCTATGTAAGTGGAGTTGTGCTTTAGTCAGATTCTTCTTGGACATTGTTAGATGTCCGCGTAGTCTCAGATAGATACTTTGACCAGATTCCCGGGTTTTGTCATCATTGTCGGCTTGACACTCTGACTATATGACTCTCACGGTGACGGACAGTAGCATGCACAGGTAAATGAATATGTCTGTACGTACAAAGTATCTGTGATAGCTGGTGTTTGCGGATTATTTTTTTCCGTTATACTGATTTATATTTTCGTATTTCCAGATGTTCCAGATATTTTGAGTATTCCTTTACGCGCGAAGAGAAAGTTAGTTCAGGAtttgaaagtttgttttattttttattatttatttatatatttatttatttatttattgtcttttaggGACCGAAGAATCTTGGATGTTAtctgaaatttgtttatatagaAAACGGCATcgattttaaaatatcttaataaaacTACGGTGTATTTGTTATTAGCAGTGATAGCAGTAGTAGTGACAGAAttacaattttatcattattatgagtTTAGTAATTTTAGGactgagtaaaatattaaaaggttCAGAAGAATTCTGATGTTAcgaatattttgaattaaaaatcttctctctctctctctctctctctctctctctctctctctctctctctctctctctctctctctctctctctctctctctctctctccttcctttttaaTGACTCTCTTAGAAAGGATTGGAGGAAGGAGAATGGGTTATGAATTAGACATTTTTGTTCTTGTCAGATTGTAGTACTGTGACTTGGTTGCGTCCCTAACCTAAATGTTAATAACGAAGGCAACCAGTTAACTCTaaagtgcacctcatgtagtgcactgtaggcattacttaaggttctctgcagctcccctttggcccctagctctaacagctttctttccttttactgtacctccgttcatattctcttactacCATCTTgatttccaccgtctcctaacaatggattcatagtgcaaccgcgaaattttcctcctgttacacctctcacacctcctttattctcagtttccgattgagcactgaatgacctcattggtctcagcgcctggcctttggcctaaattatatattctgttctataatcTATCATATTCTTAACAGGTGTGAGAACAAGACGGTCCAGGGGTACTACCAAAAGCAGTTCTTCGAGTGTGCCCCGGGCACCGTGTTCGATGACGCCCTAGACATCTGTATTCCCAAGTCGGCTGACAGCCAAACCTCTTGTCCAGAGCCCGACCCGATAGATATCGTTTGCGTGAAACACCCGCCCACTCAACACGACTACTGTTACCCCAAACAAAATTGCAACGGTATTAGAACTCCTGTAAGTACAactgttctgtattttttattcggTACAGAATCATATTCCTATGtacgtgacattttatatatatattgtatatgcacatatatactgtatatgcacatatatataatacatatatatatatatatatatatatatatatatatatatatatatatatatatacgtatattaatatatacatgtatatatatatatacattatacatatatacacatatacatgtatatatttatatatgtatatatacatatatgtacttattatatatatatatatatatatatatatatatatatatatttatatatatatatatatatatatatatatatatttacatatatatacatatatatatatatatatttacatacatattatacatatatatgtatgtatatatacatatatatacatattatgcataatatatatatatatatatatatatatatatatatatataaatgtatgttatatatatatatatatatatatatatattatatatatatgtatatatttatatatatatatatttatatatatatatatatatatatatatatatatatatatatatatatatatatatatatatttatacatatatacatatatatgtatatatatatatatatattatacatatacataatatatgtatgtatatatacatatatatacacatacatacatgcatacatacatacagtgtgtatatatatgtatgtgtatattatataaatgtatgtatatgtatatgtatgtatatatattatatatatatgtatatgtatgtatatatattatatatatatgtatatgtatatataatgtatatatatatattcatacagtatacatatacatatactgtagtacatgtagagtatatatatacatacatacatacatacatacatacatacatacatacatacatacatacatacttacatacatacataaatacaaatacatatatatatatatatacatatatgtacatatacacatatatatatatacttacatatacatacatatatatacaaatacatatatttgtatgtatatatatatatatatatatatatatatatatatatatacacatacacacatacatacacacacacataatgcttacatagatacatacagtatacagtagtgtGTTTTTGAAATAGCTATTTATGATTTATAACACCTGTGGTAAAGTAGTGTGAAtactatatgaaaattttattatactatttttttttcctccttgcaATCCAGAGTGGGATGTGTCATTACCAAGTAGTCTGCACAGAAAACTCTACGGTTGTTTACTGCGACATGCATATGCCGGTAAATGCAGGTATCCCGTGCACAAACAGTTGTAAGTAAAATATGCAAACTTTTTAATGTATATTGGTTTGACTTCAGAGCAATCAATGAggattccactctctctctctctctctctctctctctctctctctctctctctctctctctctctctctctctctctctctctctctctctctctctctctctctctctctctctctctctctctctctctctcgaaaaggaGTAGTATGtgtttttttctagaaaattcaGAATGCAGAATGCCTCTGTTGTcaagagtaaatatattttcctgaTTGTTAAATAACTCTTATGGAGGGATTTAGAGGGAGAACAGGTTAACAGTAACAGGTTAATAtaagtgaattaattttttgtcaaaatgtCTGCTCTCATATCACAATTGTAAGCTGGAGGACCTCAGTGAGGTGAAACCACTCTTCCTCACCTGCATCACATTTGTCACATTGTCCCCAACTGGTAGGTTCTTGCTGGTGAAAATTTTCCACAGTTATTATGGTATGAACATCCTCTTGTACTGCAACCGTTATGTgatgaacaaaatttaatttttgattgtCAGCTATCACTGTTTTATTGTCAACTATCAATGTTTTCAATGTGTAACATAGGGCGCTGGTTTAACACTGAACATACAGTAAGCACTCTGTTCAACAAGAATGGTGCTGTGTCATGaacattagttttttatttgatgaacAGAGGGTCTACTGTATGGAAAACCCCTTTAGACT
Proteins encoded:
- the LOC136854989 gene encoding uncharacterized protein, encoding MMQWSAQALFALLAVAVGYSILHKDNRFPSHILTANTPCITNGSFRHPSNCSWFYKCENKTVQGYYQKQFFECAPGTVFDDALDICIPKSADSQTSCPEPDPIDIVCVKHPPTQHDYCYPKQNCNGIRTPSGMCHYQVVCTENSTVVYCDMHMPVNAGIPCTNSSNAVCLHFKKGDFRF